A window from Solanum stenotomum isolate F172 chromosome 5, ASM1918654v1, whole genome shotgun sequence encodes these proteins:
- the LOC125865783 gene encoding uncharacterized protein LOC125865783 isoform X1, whose translation MVTAADSLTNNSVPIHKFSVNEDEQYEKVEVEEENSEGSAPLDDGNHKKDGTHILEPLGLKDHLRSGSCTPKPVANPDTPMTEEGNDSCRISNSDERRGKNYSSLDGKRTVVLSDLQALKCDSGETTLENQPFGQKVSAEFTEGGHHEVLQDLQQTSSRLDAEETWARSLTPPADSRGGNKRPADRCEFYSRGSKYTTERPASYCFSDFASSEVQCGGYQRLNSENDLHMHKDEDWSSMPFRDFGRETFGYKSYLAGYGSSSPPLLKDNSLNKDSYCSGMHPSSSVLPSYKYLNTEGPSYASALDGTSYKRTHLMPDYHHLPFLNRSVDRWPSYLTSSSSNLDPVGDQKLLDRSRDCITRSMSLHNKSSALPGCGTESFSWTDLSGDTEHSCGYKTKVNFNDWETSAPFRPSTFLSQIIPPPESLYDPIRDSIEQTSTAEKDLSANERKTADRAIAHQENMNTSSKEEKHSRSVNPRGQKRKQSKLEKLGPSCEIDTDFRRDGSVNYESGVMKHFRAALVELVKELLKPTWHEGLLMRDAYKMIVKKAVEKIINSLTPDQVPDTTESINQYLSVSETKVAKLIEGYLEKYGKS comes from the exons ATGGAACCCACATTCTGGAGCCTTTGGGTCTTAAAGATCATTTAAGATCAGGATCTTGTACTCCAAAACCTGTAGCAAATCCTGATACCCCTATGACTGAAGAGGGTAATGACAGTTGCAGGATATCTAATTCtgatgaaagaagaggaaagaatTATTCAAGTTTGGATG GAAAAAGAACCGTTGTACTTTCTGATCTCCAAGCTCTTAAATGTGATAGTGGGGAAACAACCCTTGAAAACCAGCCGTTTGGTCAAAAAGTAAGTGCTGAATTCACTGAAGGAGGTCATCATGAAGTGTTACAGGATTTACAACAAACATCATCAAG GTTGGATGCTGAGGAGACTTGGGCCAGAAGTTTGACCCCTCCTGCTGATTCTAGAGGTGGAAACAAAAGACCAGCAGATAGATGTGAATTTTATTCTAGAG GTTCAAAATATACCACCGAGAGACCAGCATCGTATTGTTTCTCTGATTTTGCATCATCTGAAGTTCAATGTGGAGGATATCAAAGGTTGAACAGTGAAAATGATTTGCATATGCATAAAGATGAGGATTGGTCAAGCATGCCGTTTAGAGACTTTGGAAGAGAAACTTTTGGATATAAATCATACTTGGCTGGTTATGGCAGCTCGTCACCACCATTACTCAAAGATAATTCTCTTAATAAAGATAGCTATTGTAGTGGAATGCATCCAAGTAGCTCAGTACTGCCATCTTACAAGTATCTGAACACCGAAGGTCCCTCTTATGCCTCAGCTTTGGATGGCACAAGTTATAAGAGGACCCACCTTATGCCCGATTATCATCATTTGCCATTCTTGAATCGCTCTGTGGATAGGTGGCCTTCTTATCTCACTTCTTCCTCTTCAAACCTAGACCCTGTTGGTGATCAGAAGCTTTTAGACCGTAGCCGAGACTGTATAACTAGGTCAATGTCTCTGCATAACAAGTCTTCAGCACTTCCTGGTTGTGGAACTGAATCTTTTTCTTGGACTGATTTATCAGGGGACACAGAACACTCGTGTGGTTATAAGACCAAGGTGAATTTTAATGACTGGGAGACTTCTGCGCCTTTTCGTCCATCAACCTTTCTTAGTCAAATTATTCCCCCTCCAGAAAGTCTTTATGATCCGATTCGTGACAGCATTGAGCAAACCAGCACCGCCGAGAAAGATTTGTCTGCTAATGAAAGAAAAACAGCTGATAGAGCTATAGCCCATCAAGAGAACATGAATACCTCttcaaaagaagaaaagcaCTCAAGATCAGTTAATCCCAGAGGCCAAAAGAGGAAACAATCAAAATTAGAGAAGCTCGGACCCAGCTGCGAAATTGATACCGACTTTAGGAGAGATGGATCTGTGAACTATGAGTCAGGAGTTATGAAGCATTTCCGTGCTGCTCTTGTGGAATTAGTTAAAGAATTGCTTAAGCCAACTTGGCATGAAGGTCTTTTGATGAGGGATGCATACAAGATGATTGTTAAGAAAGCAGTAGAAAAGATCATTAACTCTTTGACACCCGATCAAGTTCCTGATACGACTGAATCCATCAATCAATATCTCTCTGTATCTGAGACAAAAGTAGCTAAGCTGATTGAG GGGTATCTGGAGAAATATGGTAAATCTTGA
- the LOC125865824 gene encoding mitochondrial arginine transporter BAC1-like has protein sequence MDGNSGYKEYVAGLMAGIAIVITGHPFDTVKVKLQKHNTEACGIKYKNGLHCAARILKTEGVKGLYRGATSSFIGMAFESSLVFGIYSQTKLLLQGGPDGGKPQPQAIIPSAAFGGAIISFILCPSELVKCRMQVQGADSVVPSSSRYGGPLECALKTVKCEGITGIFRGGFTTLLRESFGNAVFFSTYEYVRYHLHLQRKGASSESSQLIDIGVGIMSGGLGGIACWSAVLPLDVAKTIIQTTPEKNHTRNPFRVLKSIYARSGLRGCYTGLGPTIVRAFPANAAAIVTWELSAKLLGIKRDLN, from the exons ATGGATGGAAATTCGGGGTACAAGGAGTATGTAGCTGGTCTGATGGCCGGTATTGCTATTGTGATTACCGGTCACCCTTTTGATACCGTCAAG GTGAAGCTCCAGAAACACAATACGGAAgcttgtggaataaagtacaagaATGGATTGCATTGTGCTGCTAGAATATTAAAAACTGAAGGA GTTAAGGGGCTCTATCGAGGAGCTACATCTTCGTTCATTGGCATGGCCTTTGAGAGCTCACTTGTATTTGGCATTTACTCCCAAACAAAACTATTGCTGCAG GGTGGACCTGATGGAGGTAAGCCCCAGCCTCAAGCGATAATTCCTTCAGCTGCCTTTGGAGGAGCTATTATCAGCTTCATTCTATGTCCATCAGAACTGGTGAAG TGTAGGATGCAAGTTCAGGGTGCTGATTCTGTGGTACCAAGCTCCAGTAGATATGGTGGTCCTCTTGAGTGTGCCCTTAAAACTGTAAAATGTGAAGGG ATCACAGGCATATTTCGAGGAGGCTTCACAACCTTATTAAGAGAATCTTTCGGAAACGCTGTCTTCTTTAGTACATATGAATATGTGCGTTATCACTTGCATCTACAACGTAAAGGGGCTTCCTCTGAGTCTAGCCAATTGATTGATATTGGAGTTGGAATAATGAGTGGCGGTCTTGGCGGTATAGCA TGCTGGTCAGCAGTTCTGCCGTTGGATGTAGCAAAAACTATAATTCAAACTACCCCAGAGAAAAACCATACGAGAAATCCGTTTCGTGTTTTAAAATCG ATATATGCGAGATCTGGTCTTAGAGGATGCTATACGGGTCTAGGTCCTACAATTGTGAGAGCGTTTCCTGCTAATGCAGCTGCAATTGTTACATGGGAGCTGTCTGCCAAACTGTTGGGAATCAAGCGTGATTTGAACTA G
- the LOC125865783 gene encoding uncharacterized protein LOC125865783 isoform X3, with the protein MTEEGNDSCRISNSDERRGKNYSSLDGKRTVVLSDLQALKCDSGETTLENQPFGQKVSAEFTEGGHHEVLQDLQQTSSRLDAEETWARSLTPPADSRGGNKRPADRCEFYSRGSKYTTERPASYCFSDFASSEVQCGGYQRLNSENDLHMHKDEDWSSMPFRDFGRETFGYKSYLAGYGSSSPPLLKDNSLNKDSYCSGMHPSSSVLPSYKYLNTEGPSYASALDGTSYKRTHLMPDYHHLPFLNRSVDRWPSYLTSSSSNLDPVGDQKLLDRSRDCITRSMSLHNKSSALPGCGTESFSWTDLSGDTEHSCGYKTKVNFNDWETSAPFRPSTFLSQIIPPPESLYDPIRDSIEQTSTAEKDLSANERKTADRAIAHQENMNTSSKEEKHSRSVNPRGQKRKQSKLEKLGPSCEIDTDFRRDGSVNYESGVMKHFRAALVELVKELLKPTWHEGLLMRDAYKMIVKKAVEKIINSLTPDQVPDTTESINQYLSVSETKVAKLIEGYLEKYGKS; encoded by the exons ATGACTGAAGAGGGTAATGACAGTTGCAGGATATCTAATTCtgatgaaagaagaggaaagaatTATTCAAGTTTGGATG GAAAAAGAACCGTTGTACTTTCTGATCTCCAAGCTCTTAAATGTGATAGTGGGGAAACAACCCTTGAAAACCAGCCGTTTGGTCAAAAAGTAAGTGCTGAATTCACTGAAGGAGGTCATCATGAAGTGTTACAGGATTTACAACAAACATCATCAAG GTTGGATGCTGAGGAGACTTGGGCCAGAAGTTTGACCCCTCCTGCTGATTCTAGAGGTGGAAACAAAAGACCAGCAGATAGATGTGAATTTTATTCTAGAG GTTCAAAATATACCACCGAGAGACCAGCATCGTATTGTTTCTCTGATTTTGCATCATCTGAAGTTCAATGTGGAGGATATCAAAGGTTGAACAGTGAAAATGATTTGCATATGCATAAAGATGAGGATTGGTCAAGCATGCCGTTTAGAGACTTTGGAAGAGAAACTTTTGGATATAAATCATACTTGGCTGGTTATGGCAGCTCGTCACCACCATTACTCAAAGATAATTCTCTTAATAAAGATAGCTATTGTAGTGGAATGCATCCAAGTAGCTCAGTACTGCCATCTTACAAGTATCTGAACACCGAAGGTCCCTCTTATGCCTCAGCTTTGGATGGCACAAGTTATAAGAGGACCCACCTTATGCCCGATTATCATCATTTGCCATTCTTGAATCGCTCTGTGGATAGGTGGCCTTCTTATCTCACTTCTTCCTCTTCAAACCTAGACCCTGTTGGTGATCAGAAGCTTTTAGACCGTAGCCGAGACTGTATAACTAGGTCAATGTCTCTGCATAACAAGTCTTCAGCACTTCCTGGTTGTGGAACTGAATCTTTTTCTTGGACTGATTTATCAGGGGACACAGAACACTCGTGTGGTTATAAGACCAAGGTGAATTTTAATGACTGGGAGACTTCTGCGCCTTTTCGTCCATCAACCTTTCTTAGTCAAATTATTCCCCCTCCAGAAAGTCTTTATGATCCGATTCGTGACAGCATTGAGCAAACCAGCACCGCCGAGAAAGATTTGTCTGCTAATGAAAGAAAAACAGCTGATAGAGCTATAGCCCATCAAGAGAACATGAATACCTCttcaaaagaagaaaagcaCTCAAGATCAGTTAATCCCAGAGGCCAAAAGAGGAAACAATCAAAATTAGAGAAGCTCGGACCCAGCTGCGAAATTGATACCGACTTTAGGAGAGATGGATCTGTGAACTATGAGTCAGGAGTTATGAAGCATTTCCGTGCTGCTCTTGTGGAATTAGTTAAAGAATTGCTTAAGCCAACTTGGCATGAAGGTCTTTTGATGAGGGATGCATACAAGATGATTGTTAAGAAAGCAGTAGAAAAGATCATTAACTCTTTGACACCCGATCAAGTTCCTGATACGACTGAATCCATCAATCAATATCTCTCTGTATCTGAGACAAAAGTAGCTAAGCTGATTGAG GGGTATCTGGAGAAATATGGTAAATCTTGA
- the LOC125865783 gene encoding uncharacterized protein LOC125865783 isoform X2, whose product MIVLANCMYGTHILEPLGLKDHLRSGSCTPKPVANPDTPMTEEGNDSCRISNSDERRGKNYSSLDGKRTVVLSDLQALKCDSGETTLENQPFGQKVSAEFTEGGHHEVLQDLQQTSSRLDAEETWARSLTPPADSRGGNKRPADRCEFYSRGSKYTTERPASYCFSDFASSEVQCGGYQRLNSENDLHMHKDEDWSSMPFRDFGRETFGYKSYLAGYGSSSPPLLKDNSLNKDSYCSGMHPSSSVLPSYKYLNTEGPSYASALDGTSYKRTHLMPDYHHLPFLNRSVDRWPSYLTSSSSNLDPVGDQKLLDRSRDCITRSMSLHNKSSALPGCGTESFSWTDLSGDTEHSCGYKTKVNFNDWETSAPFRPSTFLSQIIPPPESLYDPIRDSIEQTSTAEKDLSANERKTADRAIAHQENMNTSSKEEKHSRSVNPRGQKRKQSKLEKLGPSCEIDTDFRRDGSVNYESGVMKHFRAALVELVKELLKPTWHEGLLMRDAYKMIVKKAVEKIINSLTPDQVPDTTESINQYLSVSETKVAKLIEGYLEKYGKS is encoded by the exons ATGGAACCCACATTCTGGAGCCTTTGGGTCTTAAAGATCATTTAAGATCAGGATCTTGTACTCCAAAACCTGTAGCAAATCCTGATACCCCTATGACTGAAGAGGGTAATGACAGTTGCAGGATATCTAATTCtgatgaaagaagaggaaagaatTATTCAAGTTTGGATG GAAAAAGAACCGTTGTACTTTCTGATCTCCAAGCTCTTAAATGTGATAGTGGGGAAACAACCCTTGAAAACCAGCCGTTTGGTCAAAAAGTAAGTGCTGAATTCACTGAAGGAGGTCATCATGAAGTGTTACAGGATTTACAACAAACATCATCAAG GTTGGATGCTGAGGAGACTTGGGCCAGAAGTTTGACCCCTCCTGCTGATTCTAGAGGTGGAAACAAAAGACCAGCAGATAGATGTGAATTTTATTCTAGAG GTTCAAAATATACCACCGAGAGACCAGCATCGTATTGTTTCTCTGATTTTGCATCATCTGAAGTTCAATGTGGAGGATATCAAAGGTTGAACAGTGAAAATGATTTGCATATGCATAAAGATGAGGATTGGTCAAGCATGCCGTTTAGAGACTTTGGAAGAGAAACTTTTGGATATAAATCATACTTGGCTGGTTATGGCAGCTCGTCACCACCATTACTCAAAGATAATTCTCTTAATAAAGATAGCTATTGTAGTGGAATGCATCCAAGTAGCTCAGTACTGCCATCTTACAAGTATCTGAACACCGAAGGTCCCTCTTATGCCTCAGCTTTGGATGGCACAAGTTATAAGAGGACCCACCTTATGCCCGATTATCATCATTTGCCATTCTTGAATCGCTCTGTGGATAGGTGGCCTTCTTATCTCACTTCTTCCTCTTCAAACCTAGACCCTGTTGGTGATCAGAAGCTTTTAGACCGTAGCCGAGACTGTATAACTAGGTCAATGTCTCTGCATAACAAGTCTTCAGCACTTCCTGGTTGTGGAACTGAATCTTTTTCTTGGACTGATTTATCAGGGGACACAGAACACTCGTGTGGTTATAAGACCAAGGTGAATTTTAATGACTGGGAGACTTCTGCGCCTTTTCGTCCATCAACCTTTCTTAGTCAAATTATTCCCCCTCCAGAAAGTCTTTATGATCCGATTCGTGACAGCATTGAGCAAACCAGCACCGCCGAGAAAGATTTGTCTGCTAATGAAAGAAAAACAGCTGATAGAGCTATAGCCCATCAAGAGAACATGAATACCTCttcaaaagaagaaaagcaCTCAAGATCAGTTAATCCCAGAGGCCAAAAGAGGAAACAATCAAAATTAGAGAAGCTCGGACCCAGCTGCGAAATTGATACCGACTTTAGGAGAGATGGATCTGTGAACTATGAGTCAGGAGTTATGAAGCATTTCCGTGCTGCTCTTGTGGAATTAGTTAAAGAATTGCTTAAGCCAACTTGGCATGAAGGTCTTTTGATGAGGGATGCATACAAGATGATTGTTAAGAAAGCAGTAGAAAAGATCATTAACTCTTTGACACCCGATCAAGTTCCTGATACGACTGAATCCATCAATCAATATCTCTCTGTATCTGAGACAAAAGTAGCTAAGCTGATTGAG GGGTATCTGGAGAAATATGGTAAATCTTGA